In a single window of the Pseudomonas entomophila genome:
- a CDS encoding amino acid synthesis family protein gives MSFEIRKIVTYSEETHIEGGKASDKPVTMVGLAVVIKNPWAGRGFVEDLKPEIRAHCSDLGALMVERLTAAIGGADKIEAYGKAAVVGADGEIEHASAVIHTLRFGNHYREAVQAKSYLSFTNKRGGPGTSIQIPMMQKDDEGLRSHYITLEMQIEDAPRADEIVVVLGAADGGRLHPRIGNRYIDLEELAAEQANAR, from the coding sequence ATGAGTTTCGAAATCCGCAAGATCGTCACCTACTCCGAAGAGACCCACATCGAAGGCGGCAAGGCCAGCGACAAGCCGGTGACCATGGTCGGCCTGGCCGTGGTGATCAAGAACCCCTGGGCCGGTCGCGGTTTCGTCGAGGACCTCAAGCCTGAAATCCGCGCCCACTGCTCCGACCTCGGCGCGCTGATGGTCGAGCGCCTGACCGCCGCCATTGGCGGCGCCGACAAGATCGAGGCCTACGGCAAGGCCGCCGTGGTCGGCGCCGACGGCGAGATCGAGCACGCCTCGGCGGTGATCCACACCCTGCGCTTTGGTAACCACTACCGTGAAGCCGTGCAGGCCAAGAGCTACCTGAGCTTCACCAACAAGCGCGGCGGCCCCGGAACCTCGATCCAGATCCCCATGATGCAGAAGGACGACGAGGGCCTGCGCTCGCACTACATCACCCTGGAAATGCAGATCGAGGACGCCCCGCGCGCCGACGAGATCGTCGTGGTGCTGGGCGCCGCCGACGGCGGCCGTCTGCACCCACGCATCGGTAACCGCTACATCGACCTGGAAGAACTGGCGGCGGAACAGGCCAACGCTCGATAA
- a CDS encoding carboxymuconolactone decarboxylase family protein has translation MSNEKYEQGLAIRTQVLGEDYVNRSLHNADDFTKPLQDLVTEYCWGHVWGRDGLSLKERSMINLAMISALNRPHELKLHIRGALRNGLSREQIREILLQVGIYCGVPAAVDSFRLAREAFAEADAEQPR, from the coding sequence ATGAGCAACGAGAAGTATGAGCAAGGCCTCGCCATCCGCACCCAGGTGCTGGGCGAGGACTACGTCAACCGTTCCCTGCACAACGCCGACGACTTCACCAAGCCCCTTCAAGACCTGGTCACCGAGTACTGCTGGGGCCATGTCTGGGGCCGTGATGGCTTGTCGCTCAAGGAGCGCAGCATGATAAACTTGGCGATGATTTCCGCGCTCAACCGGCCCCATGAGCTCAAGCTGCATATCCGCGGCGCCCTGCGCAATGGCCTGAGTCGCGAACAGATTCGCGAGATCCTGCTCCAGGTCGGCATCTATTGCGGCGTGCCCGCGGCGGTGGACAGTTTCCGCCTGGCCCGCGAAGCGTTCGCCGAAGCCGACGCGGAGCAACCCCGTTAA
- a CDS encoding aldehyde dehydrogenase — translation MTLVRFQMCIDGQWRDAHSGKTFDSLDPATAKVWAQLPDADEADVELAVQAAQRAFDSKAWRGLTATARGKLLRRLGDLIGENKEHLAQLESRDNGKLIRETRGQVGYLPEFFHYTAGLADKLEGGTLPLDKPDLFAYTVHEPIGVVAGIIPWNSPLYLTAIKLAPALAAGNTIVLKPSEHASATILELARLALQAGFPAGVVNVVTGYGPSTGAALTRHPLVRKIAFTGGAATARHVVRSSAENFAKLSLELGGKSPNIIFADADLDSAVNGAVAGIYAASGQSCVAGSRLLVQDEIFDEFVERLIARAQRIRIGNPQDDSSEMGPMATAQQLAVVEGLVAAAKAEGARLRMGGKRAEVEGDGWFYEPTLFECDSNAMTIMQEEVFGPVAAVIRFKTEEEALAMANDSQFGLAAGIWTRDLGRAHRLARDVRSGIIWVNTYRAVSAMAPIGGFKNSGYGRESGIDSVLAYTELKTVWINLSTAPMPDPFVMR, via the coding sequence ATGACCCTCGTTCGTTTCCAGATGTGCATCGACGGCCAATGGCGCGATGCCCACAGCGGCAAGACCTTCGACAGCCTCGACCCGGCCACCGCCAAGGTCTGGGCGCAATTGCCCGACGCCGATGAAGCCGACGTCGAGCTGGCCGTGCAGGCCGCCCAGCGCGCCTTCGACAGCAAGGCCTGGCGCGGCCTCACTGCCACCGCCCGAGGCAAGTTGCTGCGCCGCCTGGGCGACCTGATCGGCGAAAACAAGGAGCACCTGGCCCAGCTGGAAAGCCGCGACAACGGCAAGCTGATCCGCGAGACCCGCGGCCAGGTCGGCTACCTGCCGGAGTTCTTCCACTACACCGCAGGCCTGGCCGACAAGCTCGAAGGCGGCACCCTGCCGCTGGACAAGCCCGACCTGTTCGCCTACACCGTGCACGAACCGATCGGCGTGGTGGCCGGGATCATCCCGTGGAACAGCCCGCTGTACCTCACCGCGATCAAGCTCGCCCCGGCCCTGGCCGCCGGCAACACCATCGTGCTCAAGCCCTCCGAGCACGCCTCGGCGACCATCCTCGAACTGGCCCGCCTGGCGCTGCAAGCCGGCTTCCCGGCCGGCGTGGTCAACGTGGTCACCGGCTACGGCCCCAGCACCGGCGCGGCGCTGACCCGCCACCCGCTGGTGCGCAAGATCGCCTTCACCGGCGGCGCCGCCACCGCGCGCCATGTGGTGCGCAGCAGCGCCGAGAACTTCGCCAAGCTGTCGCTGGAGCTGGGCGGCAAGTCGCCCAACATCATCTTCGCCGACGCCGACCTGGACAGCGCCGTCAACGGCGCGGTGGCCGGCATCTACGCCGCTTCCGGGCAGAGCTGCGTGGCCGGCTCGCGCCTGCTGGTGCAGGACGAGATCTTCGATGAATTCGTCGAGCGCCTGATCGCCCGCGCCCAGCGCATCCGCATCGGCAACCCCCAGGACGACAGCAGCGAGATGGGCCCGATGGCCACCGCCCAGCAACTGGCCGTGGTCGAAGGCCTGGTCGCCGCCGCCAAGGCCGAAGGCGCCCGGCTGCGCATGGGCGGCAAGCGAGCCGAGGTCGAAGGCGACGGTTGGTTCTACGAGCCAACCCTGTTCGAGTGCGACAGCAACGCGATGACCATCATGCAGGAAGAGGTGTTCGGCCCGGTCGCCGCGGTGATCCGCTTCAAGACCGAGGAAGAGGCCCTGGCCATGGCCAACGACTCGCAGTTCGGCCTGGCCGCCGGCATCTGGACCCGCGACCTGGGCCGCGCCCACCGCCTGGCCCGCGACGTGCGCTCGGGGATCATCTGGGTCAACACCTACCGCGCGGTGTCGGCCATGGCCCCGATCGGCGGCTTCAAGAACAGCGGCTACGGCCGCGAGAGCGGCATCGATTCGGTGCTGGCCTATACCGAGCTGAAGACCGTGTGGATCAACCTGTCCACCGCGCCCATGCCCGACCCCTTTGTGATGCGCTAG
- a CDS encoding flavin reductase family protein — protein MIDATVCKHVLGSFPSGVTVITTLDDDGSIVGLTASAFSSLSMEPPLVLFCPNYSSDSYPVLIKNKRFAIHLLSGEQQAEAYAFARKGKDKAAGIDWTLSELGNPILAGATAVIECELWREYEGGDHAIMVGKVRNLIVAQEAPRPMVYCRGKMASLPVFA, from the coding sequence ATGATCGACGCAACCGTCTGCAAGCACGTCCTGGGCTCCTTCCCGTCCGGCGTCACGGTCATCACCACCCTGGACGACGACGGCTCGATCGTCGGCCTCACCGCCAGCGCCTTTTCGTCCTTGTCGATGGAGCCGCCGCTGGTGCTGTTCTGCCCCAACTACAGTTCCGACTCCTACCCTGTGCTGATCAAGAACAAGCGCTTCGCCATTCACCTGCTCTCCGGTGAGCAGCAGGCCGAAGCCTATGCGTTCGCCAGGAAGGGCAAGGACAAGGCGGCGGGTATCGACTGGACCTTGAGCGAACTGGGCAACCCGATCCTGGCCGGCGCCACCGCCGTCATCGAGTGCGAACTGTGGCGTGAATACGAAGGCGGCGACCACGCGATCATGGTCGGCAAGGTGCGCAACCTGATCGTTGCGCAAGAGGCGCCACGGCCGATGGTCTACTGCCGCGGCAAGATGGCCAGCCTGCCGGTCTTCGCCTGA
- a CDS encoding NUDIX hydrolase, which translates to MPTAPRYCPHCTMELARGVPTGDTHERLHCTGCGYIHYLNPKIIAGCIIERDGKYLLCQRAIPPRPGTWTLPAGFMEAGETTEQAALREVWEESGVRGEIVSPYSIFSVPTISEVYIIFRAIATEETGQYGPETLAYRFFAPDEIPWDEIYYPAIRQILERYILERQAGVYGIYMGNDDTGKVHFIR; encoded by the coding sequence ATGCCCACCGCCCCGCGCTACTGCCCACATTGCACAATGGAACTGGCCCGGGGCGTCCCCACTGGCGACACCCATGAACGCCTGCACTGCACCGGGTGCGGCTACATCCATTACCTCAACCCGAAGATCATCGCCGGCTGCATCATCGAGCGCGACGGCAAGTACCTACTGTGCCAGCGCGCCATCCCCCCACGCCCCGGCACCTGGACCTTGCCGGCCGGGTTCATGGAGGCCGGCGAGACCACCGAGCAGGCGGCGCTGCGCGAGGTCTGGGAAGAGAGCGGCGTGCGCGGCGAGATCGTCTCGCCCTACTCGATCTTCAGCGTGCCGACGATCAGCGAGGTGTACATCATCTTCCGCGCCATCGCCACCGAGGAGACCGGGCAGTACGGCCCGGAGACCCTGGCCTACCGCTTCTTCGCGCCGGACGAGATTCCCTGGGACGAGATCTACTACCCGGCGATCCGGCAAATTCTCGAACGCTATATCCTCGAACGGCAGGCCGGGGTGTACGGGATCTACATGGGCAATGACGACACCGGGAAGGTGCATTTCATTCGCTGA
- a CDS encoding flavin reductase family protein, producing the protein MIEPGIYKDVMGSFPSGVTVVTTLDADGGIVGITASAFSALSIEPALVLFCPNYASDTYPVLRDSKQFAIHLLSAEQTAEAYAFAGKGKDKAKGIDWHLSELGNPLLSKATAIIECELWREYDGGDHAIIVGQVKNLVLPDQPVTPMVYHKGKLGGLPPLG; encoded by the coding sequence ATGATCGAACCCGGCATCTACAAAGACGTGATGGGCTCGTTCCCGTCCGGCGTCACCGTGGTCACCACCCTGGACGCCGACGGCGGCATCGTCGGCATCACCGCCAGCGCGTTCAGCGCGTTGTCGATCGAGCCGGCACTGGTGCTGTTCTGCCCCAACTACGCCTCCGACACCTACCCGGTGCTGCGCGACAGCAAGCAGTTCGCCATCCACTTGCTGTCCGCCGAACAGACCGCCGAGGCCTATGCCTTCGCCGGTAAAGGCAAGGACAAGGCCAAGGGCATCGACTGGCACCTGAGCGAGCTGGGCAACCCGCTACTGAGCAAAGCCACGGCAATCATCGAGTGCGAACTGTGGCGCGAGTACGACGGCGGCGACCACGCGATCATCGTCGGCCAGGTGAAGAACCTGGTGCTGCCCGATCAACCGGTGACACCGATGGTGTACCACAAGGGCAAGCTCGGCGGGTTGCCGCCGCTGGGCTAA
- a CDS encoding LLM class flavin-dependent oxidoreductase, translating to MKFSLFVHMERWDEQVSHRQLFEDLTELTLMAEDGGFSTVWIGEHHAMEYTISPSPMPLLAYLAARTEKIRLGAGTIIAPFWNPIRVAGECALLDVISNGRMEVGLARGAYQFEFDRMAGGMPATDGGKALREMVPVVRKLWQGDYAHDGEVYKFPTATSVPKPFNAEPPMWIAARDPDSHNFAVANGCNVMVTPLMKGDEEVLDLKNKFQAALDNNPGVPRPQLMVLRHTHVHSPAEPDGWKVGAQAISRFYRTFDAWFGNKTVPVNGFLEPSPESKFAEVPAFQLENIRKNTMIGTPEEVIARIRYYQELGVDEFSFWCDNSLPHSEKKKSLALFIKEVVPAFA from the coding sequence ATGAAATTTTCGCTGTTCGTGCACATGGAACGTTGGGATGAACAGGTCAGCCACCGCCAGCTGTTCGAAGACCTGACCGAACTGACCCTGATGGCCGAGGACGGCGGTTTCAGCACGGTGTGGATCGGCGAGCACCACGCCATGGAGTACACCATCTCACCCAGCCCGATGCCGCTTTTGGCCTACCTCGCCGCGCGCACCGAGAAGATCCGCCTGGGTGCCGGCACCATCATCGCGCCGTTCTGGAACCCGATCCGCGTGGCGGGCGAATGCGCCCTGCTCGATGTGATCAGCAACGGCCGCATGGAAGTGGGCCTGGCCCGTGGCGCCTACCAGTTCGAATTCGACCGCATGGCCGGCGGCATGCCGGCCACCGACGGCGGCAAGGCGCTGCGCGAGATGGTGCCGGTGGTGCGCAAGCTGTGGCAGGGCGACTACGCCCACGATGGCGAAGTGTACAAGTTCCCCACCGCCACCAGCGTGCCGAAGCCGTTCAACGCCGAACCGCCGATGTGGATCGCCGCCCGCGACCCCGACTCGCACAACTTCGCCGTGGCCAACGGCTGCAACGTCATGGTCACCCCCTTGATGAAGGGCGACGAGGAAGTGCTGGACCTGAAGAACAAGTTCCAGGCCGCCCTCGACAACAACCCCGGCGTGCCCCGCCCGCAACTGATGGTGCTGCGCCACACCCATGTGCACAGCCCGGCCGAGCCGGACGGCTGGAAGGTCGGTGCCCAGGCCATCTCGCGCTTCTACCGCACCTTCGATGCCTGGTTCGGCAACAAGACGGTGCCGGTCAATGGCTTCCTCGAACCCAGCCCGGAGTCGAAGTTCGCCGAGGTGCCGGCGTTCCAGCTGGAGAACATCCGCAAGAACACCATGATCGGCACGCCCGAGGAGGTCATCGCGCGCATCCGCTATTACCAGGAACTGGGGGTCGATGAGTTCAGTTTCTGGTGCGACAACAGCCTGCCCCACAGCGAGAAGAAGAAGTCGCTGGCGCTGTTCATCAAGGAAGTGGTGCCGGCGTTCGCCTGA
- a CDS encoding methyl-accepting chemotaxis protein, with amino-acid sequence MQLRNMKIGIRAASVFTLLGILVLAMGLIALYETRKMDSATEQIRVTWMPAVIALGDVSTNLGRARALTLRSVLEDDPATRHATLARIVEVNQQLEGDLNAYESTIIAEDDRALFTTFMGLSERYHGLQKAIREAAGHDQMDEARRLVNGPLAEYADSMMKALGALVEYNTQGAEQASLRSSDASDEAFRLLIGALMVILLALVAISTLLTRSIVLPLADAVAVAERVAVGDLTRDIVVTGRDEPALLLRALGQMQQSLRETLCKIAASSDQLASASEELHTVTEDTSRGLHQQSAEIDQAATAVNQMTAAVEEVANNAVSTADASQGADQNTRDGRERVNQALSSIQLLVADVTGTSQEIEQLATRANEISQVLDVIGSIAGQTNLLALNAAIEAARAGEAGRGFAVVADEVRALAHRTQQSTAEIEQMIGGIQTGTERAVSAMHSSQGRASGTLEVAQSAGQALEVIAEAIAAINQRNLVIASASEQQAQVAREVDRNLVNIRDLAMQTSAGANQTSAAAQDLSRLAVELNGMVAQFKV; translated from the coding sequence ATGCAATTAAGGAACATGAAGATCGGCATTCGGGCAGCCAGTGTGTTCACCCTCCTCGGGATCCTGGTCCTGGCCATGGGCCTGATCGCCCTCTATGAAACCCGCAAGATGGACAGCGCCACCGAGCAGATCCGCGTCACCTGGATGCCCGCGGTCATCGCCCTGGGCGATGTCAGCACCAACCTGGGCCGTGCCCGCGCCCTCACCCTGCGCAGCGTGCTCGAGGACGACCCCGCCACCCGCCACGCCACCCTGGCCCGCATCGTCGAGGTCAACCAGCAACTCGAAGGCGACCTCAACGCCTACGAAAGCACCATCATCGCCGAGGACGACCGTGCCCTGTTCACCACGTTCATGGGCTTGAGCGAGCGTTACCACGGCCTGCAGAAAGCCATCCGCGAGGCGGCCGGCCACGACCAGATGGACGAGGCCCGGCGCCTGGTCAACGGCCCGCTGGCCGAATATGCCGACAGCATGATGAAGGCCTTGGGCGCACTGGTGGAATACAACACCCAGGGCGCCGAACAGGCTTCGTTGCGCAGTAGCGACGCTTCCGACGAGGCCTTCAGGTTGCTGATCGGCGCACTGATGGTGATCCTGCTGGCGCTGGTGGCCATCTCCACCCTGCTCACCCGCAGCATCGTGCTGCCGCTGGCTGACGCCGTGGCAGTGGCCGAGCGCGTCGCCGTGGGTGACCTGACCCGCGACATCGTGGTGACCGGCCGCGACGAACCGGCCCTGCTGCTGCGCGCCCTCGGCCAGATGCAACAGAGCCTGCGCGAGACCCTGTGCAAGATCGCCGCCTCCTCCGACCAACTCGCCTCGGCCTCGGAAGAGCTGCACACCGTCACCGAAGACACCAGCCGCGGCCTGCACCAGCAAAGCGCGGAAATCGACCAGGCCGCCACGGCGGTCAACCAGATGACCGCCGCCGTGGAAGAAGTGGCGAACAACGCGGTGAGCACGGCCGATGCCTCGCAAGGCGCCGACCAGAATACCCGCGACGGCCGCGAGCGGGTCAACCAGGCCCTGAGCTCCATCCAACTGCTGGTCGCGGACGTGACCGGCACCTCGCAGGAGATCGAACAGCTGGCCACCCGCGCCAACGAAATCAGTCAGGTGCTCGATGTGATCGGTTCAATCGCCGGGCAGACCAACCTGCTGGCCCTCAACGCCGCCATCGAAGCCGCCCGCGCCGGCGAGGCCGGGCGCGGCTTTGCCGTGGTCGCCGACGAAGTGCGCGCCCTGGCCCACCGCACCCAGCAGTCCACGGCCGAGATCGAACAGATGATCGGCGGCATCCAGACCGGCACCGAGCGCGCGGTCAGCGCCATGCACAGCAGCCAGGGCCGGGCCAGTGGCACGCTGGAGGTGGCGCAATCGGCCGGGCAGGCGCTTGAAGTGATCGCCGAGGCCATCGCCGCGATCAACCAGCGCAACCTGGTGATCGCCAGCGCCTCCGAGCAGCAGGCGCAGGTGGCGCGGGAGGTGGACCGCAACCTGGTGAACATCCGCGACCTGGCCATGCAGACCTCGGCGGGGGCCAACCAGACCAGCGCGGCGGCGCAGGATCTTTCGCGGTTGGCGGTTGAATTGAACGGGATGGTGGCGCAGTTCAAGGTTTGA
- a CDS encoding GntR family transcriptional regulator, with product MKRQPLDDSFKVNRNPVTLREIVLDKLRGAIMNFHLLPGDRLVERDLCERLGVSRTSVREALRHLESEGLVEFADAKGPRVAIITLEDARDIYELRCVLEGLIVQLFTLNAKTKDIRALERALEVNREALEEGELAQVLDSVQGFYDVLLEGSGNQVAAQQLRQLQARISYLRATSVSQQNRRGASNREMEKIVEAIKSGDPQAAHQASVDHVRAAAKVALDYLRQKQDDNAKVREIVEPLPLKDPRIGR from the coding sequence ATGAAACGCCAGCCCCTCGACGACAGCTTCAAGGTCAACCGCAACCCCGTCACCCTGCGTGAAATCGTGCTCGACAAGCTGCGCGGCGCGATCATGAACTTCCACCTGCTGCCCGGCGATCGCCTGGTCGAGCGCGACCTGTGCGAGCGCCTGGGTGTCAGCCGCACCTCCGTGCGTGAAGCCCTGCGCCACCTGGAATCCGAAGGCCTGGTCGAGTTCGCCGACGCCAAGGGCCCGCGCGTGGCCATCATCACCCTGGAGGACGCCCGCGACATCTACGAGCTGCGTTGCGTGCTCGAAGGCCTGATCGTCCAGCTGTTCACCCTCAACGCCAAGACCAAGGACATCCGCGCCCTGGAGCGCGCCCTGGAGGTCAACCGCGAAGCGCTGGAGGAAGGCGAGCTAGCCCAGGTGCTCGACTCGGTGCAGGGTTTCTACGACGTGCTGCTCGAAGGCTCCGGCAACCAGGTTGCCGCCCAGCAGCTGCGCCAGTTGCAGGCGCGCATCAGCTACCTGCGCGCCACCTCGGTGTCCCAGCAAAACCGCCGTGGCGCCAGCAACCGCGAAATGGAGAAGATCGTCGAGGCGATCAAGAGCGGCGACCCCCAGGCCGCGCACCAGGCCTCGGTCGACCACGTGCGCGCCGCCGCCAAGGTGGCCCTGGACTACCTGCGCCAGAAACAGGACGACAACGCCAAGGTCCGCGAGATCGTCGAACCCCTGCCCCTCAAGGACCCTCGCATAGGCCGCTGA
- a CDS encoding alpha/beta fold hydrolase, which yields MIQPVAERTPAGTSYLALGQGHPVVLIHGVGLNKEMWGGQFVGLANDYRVIAYDMLGHGHSRVPATDTALEGYADQLAELLDHLQVAQATVIGFSMGGLVARAFALNHPQRLEALVVLNSVFNRTPEQSAGVIARAAQAQAQGPDANVDAALERWFSREYKAANPAQVAAIRQVLASNDPQGYHTTYALFATQDMYRADDLASIQVPTLIATGELDAGSTPAMARQLAARIPGAHCVVLAEQRHMMPVEAPREVNKMLLDFLRQARTLTESAKGIVA from the coding sequence ATGATTCAGCCAGTCGCTGAACGTACACCGGCCGGGACCAGCTACCTGGCCCTCGGCCAGGGCCACCCCGTGGTGCTGATCCACGGCGTGGGCCTGAACAAGGAAATGTGGGGCGGGCAGTTCGTGGGCCTGGCCAACGACTACCGCGTCATCGCCTACGACATGCTCGGCCACGGCCACAGCCGCGTGCCCGCCACCGACACCGCGCTGGAAGGCTACGCCGACCAACTCGCCGAACTGCTCGACCACCTGCAAGTCGCGCAAGCCACCGTGATCGGCTTCAGCATGGGCGGCCTGGTGGCCCGCGCCTTCGCCCTCAACCACCCGCAACGCCTCGAAGCGCTGGTGGTGCTCAACAGCGTGTTCAACCGCACCCCCGAGCAGAGCGCCGGGGTCATCGCCCGCGCCGCCCAGGCGCAGGCCCAAGGCCCGGACGCCAACGTCGACGCCGCGCTGGAGCGCTGGTTCAGCCGCGAGTACAAGGCCGCCAACCCGGCCCAGGTCGCCGCCATTCGCCAGGTGCTGGCCAGCAACGACCCGCAGGGCTACCACACCACCTACGCGCTGTTCGCCACACAAGACATGTACCGCGCCGATGACCTGGCCAGCATCCAGGTGCCGACGCTGATCGCCACCGGCGAGCTCGACGCCGGCTCCACCCCGGCCATGGCCCGCCAGCTCGCCGCGCGCATACCCGGCGCCCACTGCGTGGTGCTCGCCGAGCAACGGCATATGATGCCGGTGGAAGCGCCGCGCGAAGTCAACAAGATGCTGCTGGACTTCCTCAGGCAGGCCCGCACCCTCACCGAATCCGCCAAGGGGATAGTTGCATGA
- a CDS encoding purine-cytosine permease family protein: MSQPSSQHAFVENHTVDYVPPAERHGKARDLFTLWFSTNIAPLPIVTGAMVIQVFHLNLLWGLVAIVLGHLAGGVVIALASAQGPQLGIPQMVQSRGQFGRYGALLIVFFTALIYVGFFISNIVLAGKTIHGITPSVPMPGAIVIGALSATAIGVIGYRFIHILNRIGTWVMGSALLAGFIGMFAQDLPADFFSRGAFNLSGFIATVSLGTIWQISFSPYTSDYSRYLPREVGIARPFWATYFGATLGTILCFSFGAVAVLCVPEGTDAMEAVKQATGWLGPILMVLFLLNIISHNALNLYGAVLSIVTAIQTFAAQWTPSIKVRVVLASVILVGCGLVALNASAGFIGQFIGLILALLLVLVPWASINLIDFYVIKKGQYDIASIFRADGGVYGRFNHHAIIAYACGILVQLPFANTSLYVGPYSNIVEGADLSWVFGLIVTVPLYYCLATRGQPVRAGRVIEVND; encoded by the coding sequence ATGTCCCAACCGTCGTCGCAACACGCCTTTGTCGAAAACCACACGGTCGATTACGTGCCTCCCGCCGAGCGCCACGGGAAGGCGCGCGACCTGTTCACCCTCTGGTTCAGCACCAACATCGCGCCACTGCCCATCGTCACCGGCGCCATGGTGATCCAGGTGTTCCACCTGAACCTGTTGTGGGGCCTGGTCGCCATCGTGCTGGGGCATCTGGCCGGCGGCGTGGTGATCGCCCTGGCCTCGGCGCAGGGGCCGCAGTTGGGCATTCCGCAGATGGTGCAGAGCCGTGGCCAGTTCGGCCGCTACGGCGCGCTGCTGATCGTGTTCTTCACCGCGCTGATCTATGTCGGCTTCTTCATTTCCAATATCGTCCTGGCCGGCAAGACCATCCATGGCATCACCCCGAGCGTGCCGATGCCGGGGGCGATCGTGATCGGCGCGTTGAGCGCGACGGCCATCGGTGTGATCGGCTACCGCTTCATCCACATCCTCAACCGCATCGGCACCTGGGTGATGGGTTCGGCGCTGCTGGCCGGCTTCATCGGGATGTTCGCCCAGGACCTGCCGGCGGACTTCTTCAGCCGGGGGGCCTTCAACCTGTCGGGCTTCATCGCCACCGTGTCGCTGGGCACCATCTGGCAGATCAGCTTCTCGCCGTACACCTCCGACTATTCGCGCTACCTGCCGCGTGAAGTGGGCATCGCCAGGCCGTTCTGGGCCACCTATTTCGGTGCCACCCTCGGTACCATCCTGTGCTTCAGTTTCGGGGCGGTGGCGGTGCTGTGCGTGCCCGAAGGCACCGATGCGATGGAGGCGGTCAAGCAGGCCACGGGTTGGCTGGGCCCGATCCTGATGGTGCTGTTCCTGCTCAACATCATCAGCCACAACGCGCTCAACCTGTATGGCGCGGTGCTGTCGATCGTCACTGCGATTCAGACCTTCGCGGCGCAGTGGACGCCGAGCATCAAGGTGCGGGTGGTGTTGGCCTCGGTGATCCTGGTGGGGTGCGGGCTGGTGGCGCTGAATGCGTCGGCGGGTTTCATCGGCCAGTTCATCGGGCTGATCCTGGCGCTGCTGCTGGTGTTGGTGCCGTGGGCGTCGATCAACCTGATCGACTTCTATGTGATCAAGAAAGGGCAGTACGACATTGCGTCGATCTTCCGTGCTGACGGTGGCGTTTATGGCCGCTTCAACCACCACGCAATCATCGCCTATGCCTGCGGCATCCTGGTGCAGTTGCCGTTCGCCAACACGTCGCTGTATGTGGGGCCGTATTCGAACATCGTCGAAGGGGCGGATTTGTCGTGGGTGTTCGGTTTGATCGTGACGGTGCCGCTGTATTACTGCCTGGCGACGCGCGGCCAGCCGGTGAGGGCGGGGCGGGTGATCGAGGTGAATGACTGA